The following proteins are encoded in a genomic region of Falsibacillus pallidus:
- the rsfS gene encoding ribosome silencing factor, with product MSNNTELLYAAVKAADDKRAEDIVALNMQGISLLSDYFVICHGNSDKQVQAIAREIKEKAEELGYEVKKMEGFNEARWVLVDLGDVVAHVFHHEERSYYNLERLWGDAPVVDFQGELS from the coding sequence TACAGAATTGTTATATGCTGCAGTAAAAGCAGCTGATGATAAGCGTGCAGAAGATATCGTGGCGTTAAATATGCAGGGGATATCCCTTTTATCCGATTACTTTGTGATCTGCCACGGGAATTCAGATAAACAGGTACAGGCCATTGCACGTGAAATTAAAGAAAAAGCTGAAGAATTGGGTTATGAAGTTAAAAAAATGGAAGGCTTTAATGAAGCCAGATGGGTCCTGGTCGACCTTGGAGATGTAGTGGCTCATGTTTTCCATCATGAAGAAAGAAGCTACTATAACCTTGAACGCTTATGGGGAGATGCCCCAGTTGTCGATTTTCAAGGTGAATTGAGTTAA